In Polaribacter sp. Hel_I_88, the following proteins share a genomic window:
- a CDS encoding TlpA disulfide reductase family protein, giving the protein MKVPFYILISLMFLTSCKEKETENRVENYTEVNLNFSDYEPSEHKSFIDLKIENGINPIDQQLKISDSGTVFYNFINEKKRELVFNYENREFSLIVSPNEKLNAELTIAELTDWKSKFNGFKTTSGENRVTNNLILENTSYIDSLIKKAPDGFSNDGKSVDINYKNKRISEMQQQLKAFDLFIKEKNIKDKTFIDWSKSQIRYRAGNDLSLYPFFGTLNRKIDDENDYFNFINEVKPNQNDELTYQSRLKYLETLSTSYKIMSNVADKYSSEREQLKKDSLSNFPIAFNMVKKRPKNDESELLMAYLYRKNNKVPELYQDSLASFVNDKLFNQVKSLEKNETLDIVTLIKNYDIPDNEKTELLALYNNAKGKVIYHDFWFTNCAPCMKELPNYNDLIATTNEQDVEFIFYGAYMKNEEWKKTIDKFKLKGKHHLLTKNQLAFFEKYFRVHGFPHHQIIKSNGQIGDKVRFGAYPNNFDEINKLIGKNQVANNNGA; this is encoded by the coding sequence ATGAAAGTCCCATTTTACATTTTGATTTCACTAATGTTTTTGACTTCTTGCAAAGAAAAAGAAACAGAAAACCGAGTTGAAAACTATACCGAAGTCAACCTCAATTTTAGCGATTATGAACCAAGTGAGCATAAAAGCTTTATCGACTTGAAAATTGAAAACGGAATTAATCCAATTGACCAACAGTTAAAAATATCTGATAGCGGAACAGTTTTTTATAATTTTATTAATGAGAAAAAAAGAGAGCTAGTTTTTAACTATGAAAATAGAGAATTTAGCTTAATCGTTTCACCTAACGAAAAATTAAACGCAGAACTAACAATTGCAGAATTGACCGATTGGAAATCTAAATTCAACGGATTTAAAACTACTTCCGGAGAAAATAGAGTTACAAACAATCTTATTCTTGAAAACACATCTTACATTGACAGCTTAATTAAAAAAGCACCTGATGGATTTAGCAATGATGGGAAGTCTGTTGATATTAATTATAAAAACAAACGGATTTCAGAAATGCAACAACAATTAAAAGCATTTGACTTATTTATAAAGGAAAAGAATATCAAAGACAAAACATTTATTGATTGGAGTAAATCCCAAATTAGATACCGAGCAGGAAATGATTTAAGTCTATATCCATTTTTCGGAACACTAAACAGAAAAATTGATGATGAAAATGACTATTTCAATTTCATCAATGAAGTTAAACCAAATCAAAATGATGAATTAACTTATCAATCACGCTTAAAATATTTAGAAACATTATCTACTTCATACAAGATAATGAGCAACGTTGCTGACAAATATTCATCCGAGAGAGAACAATTAAAAAAGGATAGTCTATCCAATTTTCCAATCGCATTTAATATGGTTAAAAAGCGTCCAAAAAATGATGAAAGTGAATTATTGATGGCTTACTTATATCGCAAGAATAATAAAGTGCCAGAGCTATATCAAGATAGTTTGGCAAGTTTCGTGAATGATAAACTATTTAACCAAGTTAAGTCATTAGAAAAAAATGAGACGTTGGATATAGTAACTCTAATTAAAAATTACGACATACCAGATAATGAAAAAACTGAACTTTTAGCACTTTATAATAATGCAAAAGGAAAAGTTATTTATCACGATTTTTGGTTTACGAATTGTGCGCCTTGTATGAAAGAACTTCCTAACTACAACGATTTAATTGCAACAACTAATGAACAAGATGTTGAATTCATTTTTTATGGAGCATATATGAAAAATGAAGAATGGAAAAAGACAATAGATAAATTCAAACTGAAAGGCAAACATCATTTACTTACAAAAAACCAATTGGCCTTTTTTGAAAAATATTTTAGAGTTCACGGCTTTCCACATCATCAAATAATAAAATCAAACGGGCAAATTGGCGATAAAGTTCGTTTTGGAGCATATCCAAACAACTTTGATGAAATAAATAAACTGATAGGTAAAAACCAAGTTGCGAATAATAACGGTGCCTAA
- a CDS encoding GyrI-like domain-containing protein — protein MEQVGNFKIIGIETETTNENGKSAEDIGKLWEQFYSENIPSKILNKKSDEVYSIYTDYETDYKGKYKTIIGQKVDSLDKIPNRLIGREFKGGKYQKFIAKGEMPNAVMEKWQEIWKKDKELNRKYTADFEIYGKKSQNGKNSEVEIYIATE, from the coding sequence ATGGAACAGGTTGGAAATTTCAAAATAATCGGAATAGAAACTGAAACAACAAACGAAAACGGAAAATCTGCGGAGGATATAGGCAAACTTTGGGAGCAATTTTATTCCGAAAATATTCCTAGCAAAATCCTGAACAAAAAAAGTGATGAAGTTTATTCGATTTACACCGACTACGAAACTGATTATAAAGGAAAATACAAAACAATAATTGGACAAAAAGTGGATTCGCTTGACAAAATTCCGAACAGACTAATCGGACGAGAATTTAAAGGCGGAAAATATCAAAAATTTATTGCAAAAGGAGAAATGCCAAATGCAGTAATGGAAAAATGGCAAGAAATTTGGAAAAAGGACAAAGAATTGAACCGAAAATATACAGCGGATTTTGAAATTTATGGAAAAAAATCACAGAATGGAAAAAATTCGGAAGTTGAAATTTATATAGCAACTGAATAA
- a CDS encoding PD-(D/E)XK nuclease family protein produces the protein MKKRPNLFDYATSELSQDAFLTWLIQWADKDYREIDSSLNACAISFVQELLGKDNSYKIETVEAGRQWNNIDVWALVNNQYFLVIEDKKGTKEHSDQLNRYSEIAKNHYEKSEIEIKLVYFKMEEQGKYSDIKNAGFLIFQRSKMLSILEHYVNSTEKSMQNDIIVDYHKNLDNLNKKINSYLTKPLNEWYWYSWQGFYSELQKHIGGNWEYVSNAAGGFLGFWWNWNYSKIDGKEFEYYLQLEQDKFVFKLYAYKENERREIRDFYRRHLYKKAKELNVEISQFGRLGAYMGVAKLNSEYRLTNENGLLNIQATVDNLKNIMKLINETEKEIKAHNKVYS, from the coding sequence ATGAAAAAACGACCAAATCTTTTTGACTATGCGACTTCGGAGCTTTCGCAAGACGCATTTTTAACTTGGCTAATCCAATGGGCAGATAAAGACTATCGAGAAATTGATAGTTCTTTAAATGCTTGTGCTATTTCGTTTGTTCAAGAGCTTTTAGGAAAAGACAATTCTTATAAGATTGAAACGGTTGAAGCAGGTAGACAATGGAACAACATTGATGTTTGGGCTTTAGTGAATAATCAATATTTCCTTGTAATAGAAGACAAAAAAGGAACGAAAGAACACTCTGACCAACTAAACCGATATTCCGAAATCGCTAAAAATCACTACGAAAAGTCTGAAATTGAGATAAAACTTGTTTACTTCAAAATGGAAGAGCAAGGAAAATACTCGGACATTAAAAATGCAGGTTTTTTGATTTTTCAAAGGAGCAAAATGCTTTCAATACTTGAGCATTATGTGAACTCAACAGAAAAGTCAATGCAAAATGACATTATTGTTGATTATCACAAAAACCTTGACAACCTAAATAAGAAAATCAATAGTTATTTAACTAAACCATTAAACGAATGGTATTGGTATTCTTGGCAAGGCTTCTATTCTGAACTTCAAAAACACATTGGCGGAAATTGGGAATATGTTTCAAATGCCGCAGGCGGGTTTTTAGGTTTTTGGTGGAATTGGAATTACTCGAAAATTGACGGAAAAGAATTTGAATATTATCTGCAATTAGAACAAGACAAATTTGTATTTAAACTTTACGCTTACAAAGAAAACGAGCGTAGAGAAATCAGAGACTTTTACCGCAGACATTTATACAAGAAAGCGAAAGAATTAAATGTTGAAATTTCTCAATTTGGTCGTTTAGGAGCATATATGGGAGTTGCTAAACTGAACTCTGAATATCGATTAACAAACGAAAATGGACTTTTAAATATTCAAGCAACAGTTGACAATTTAAAGAACATAATGAAACTGATAAACGAAACGGAAAAAGAAATAAAAGCACATAACAAAGTGTATAGTTAA
- a CDS encoding metalloregulator ArsR/SmtB family transcription factor, protein MKLEITCTRAEANHKQLQNCMEALDNMEGSFQKMTKLLSIAGSDVRLRILYLLNLENELCPCDLADILKMSVPAISQHIRKIKDAGIINSRRDGQTLYYSLNKDETEIFISIFKSIELIRKTA, encoded by the coding sequence ATGAAATTAGAAATAACCTGTACAAGAGCGGAAGCCAACCATAAGCAGTTACAAAACTGTATGGAGGCATTGGATAATATGGAAGGGAGTTTTCAAAAAATGACAAAACTTTTATCAATTGCAGGAAGCGATGTAAGATTGAGAATTCTTTATTTATTGAATTTAGAAAATGAACTATGTCCTTGTGATTTAGCTGATATACTAAAAATGAGTGTTCCTGCGATCTCACAACATATACGTAAAATCAAAGATGCAGGAATAATCAATTCAAGACGAGATGGTCAAACACTTTATTATTCATTAAATAAAGATGAAACAGAGATATTTATTAGCATTTTTAAATCTATCGAATTAATTAGAAAAACAGCATAA
- the merTP gene encoding mercuric transport protein MerTP: MKTEKTSKNAAYTGLFAAVAASSCCIPPVIALIAGVGGSASALSWMEPFRPYLIGLAVIAIGYAWYAYLKPKKADDCCEVDAKPKWYQTKGFLIGITLFAAISISFPYYSHIFYPDNKKEVIVVNQSDIQTVNFDVKGMTCASCEEHVKHAVNELEGIVNVAASYEKANAEVEFDNTKTSKEDIEKAINSTGYKVINK, translated from the coding sequence ATGAAAACAGAAAAAACATCAAAAAATGCAGCATACACAGGTTTATTTGCTGCTGTAGCAGCATCATCTTGTTGCATACCACCTGTTATAGCATTAATAGCTGGCGTTGGAGGAAGTGCATCTGCACTATCTTGGATGGAACCTTTTAGACCCTATTTAATAGGTTTAGCTGTAATAGCTATTGGCTATGCTTGGTATGCTTACTTAAAACCCAAAAAAGCCGATGACTGTTGCGAAGTTGATGCAAAACCAAAATGGTATCAAACCAAAGGCTTTTTAATAGGCATTACATTGTTTGCAGCTATTTCAATTAGCTTTCCTTATTATTCTCATATATTTTATCCAGATAACAAAAAAGAGGTTATTGTCGTAAATCAATCAGACATTCAAACTGTAAATTTTGATGTAAAAGGTATGACTTGCGCTTCTTGTGAAGAACACGTTAAGCACGCTGTTAACGAATTAGAAGGTATTGTTAATGTAGCTGCTTCTTATGAGAAAGCTAATGCCGAAGTGGAGTTTGACAATACAAAAACATCTAAAGAAGATATAGAAAAAGCTATAAATTCAACGGGTTATAAAGTTATTAATAAATAA
- the merB gene encoding organomercurial lyase, whose protein sequence is MKTAKQYLGKQLNTMLSEIQLDDNNFIVNVQRELLKGNPLPKTTFYALIDATKEKADSLLELLGELNENNQITAFSGLSITPTNHKFIVQGKTLYTWCALDAILFTEWLDVSSQIISQDPIDNSIIELNIECDHLISSNPYPIFLSLIEKMDSCNIRGSFCNHVFFFASEQTAKQWLDSNVNGKILTMEDLFESNKIGLKCC, encoded by the coding sequence ATGAAAACAGCAAAGCAATATTTGGGCAAACAATTAAACACCATGTTATCTGAAATTCAACTTGATGATAATAATTTTATCGTGAATGTCCAAAGGGAATTACTTAAAGGCAATCCACTGCCAAAAACAACATTTTATGCACTTATCGATGCAACTAAAGAGAAAGCTGATTCACTGTTGGAATTATTAGGAGAGCTAAATGAAAATAACCAAATTACAGCCTTTTCTGGTTTGTCGATTACACCTACCAACCACAAGTTTATAGTGCAAGGCAAAACACTTTATACTTGGTGTGCATTAGACGCTATATTGTTTACCGAATGGCTGGATGTTTCGTCCCAAATTATATCTCAAGACCCAATTGACAATTCTATAATTGAGTTGAATATTGAATGCGATCATTTGATATCATCTAATCCATATCCAATATTTCTCTCTTTGATTGAAAAAATGGACTCTTGCAATATCAGAGGTTCCTTTTGCAATCACGTCTTTTTTTTTGCAAGCGAACAAACCGCAAAACAATGGCTTGACAGCAATGTAAATGGCAAGATATTAACCATGGAAGATTTATTTGAATCGAATAAAATTGGCTTAAAATGTTGTTAA
- the merA gene encoding mercury(II) reductase has protein sequence MKNLFKKKNELSQKTETVSLQIEGMTCSGCSLHIEKDINKKDGILISSVNHETGKGEFTFDTAKLNKEELINAVNSIGKYTVVKGNEKEDCCDSISDSTTDKASNKGKNQFDLIVIGGGSAAFSAAIKAESLGLTTLMVNGGLDFGGTCVNVGCVPSKNLIRAAETAYHATHSNFAGIKPKGVDIDFAQVIKDKKALVAALQQQKYMDVVSDFKGLTMLKGWAEFVDTKTILVDGKDKFTATNIIIATGATTNIPNIEGLNEVGYLTNVSLFDLEEKPESLTIMGAGYIGLEIAMAYNRLGVKVRIIEFTDRPLRSQTEDITGVLVEQMKSEGIEILPNFRAFKFEKEGNNTIIHCNCPDGSTTQIVEKGHIVVATGTTPNTSKLGLKKIDLKLSERGHIVVNEKMETNISNIYAAGDVTNTPPFVYTAATEGSTAVNNAFSLSKQSVDYASLPWVVFTDPQIAGAGMDEIEAESRGIPFEVSKLDLTHVPRALAAQDTRGFIKLIRNTETDKLIGARVIAPEGGELIQQLSMAIKFGITVKDLAESFYPYLTLGEGIKLAAITFGKDVSKLSCCAS, from the coding sequence ATGAAGAATTTATTTAAAAAGAAAAACGAGTTATCTCAAAAAACAGAAACTGTTTCATTACAGATAGAAGGAATGACCTGTAGTGGCTGTTCATTACATATCGAAAAGGATATCAATAAAAAAGATGGTATTCTAATCAGTTCTGTGAACCACGAAACTGGTAAAGGAGAATTTACTTTTGATACTGCCAAGTTGAATAAAGAGGAATTGATTAACGCTGTAAATAGCATTGGTAAGTATACGGTTGTTAAAGGCAATGAAAAAGAGGATTGTTGTGATTCAATTTCGGATAGCACGACAGATAAAGCGTCCAACAAAGGAAAAAATCAATTCGATTTAATCGTAATTGGAGGTGGTTCTGCTGCATTTTCAGCAGCCATAAAAGCCGAAAGTTTAGGGCTTACCACGCTTATGGTAAATGGTGGTTTAGATTTTGGTGGCACTTGTGTTAATGTAGGTTGTGTACCTTCTAAAAATCTAATTCGAGCTGCCGAAACAGCTTACCACGCTACACATTCTAATTTTGCAGGAATAAAACCAAAAGGCGTTGACATTGATTTCGCACAAGTTATCAAGGATAAAAAAGCTTTAGTTGCTGCATTACAACAACAAAAATATATGGATGTGGTCAGTGATTTTAAAGGCTTGACCATGCTCAAGGGATGGGCAGAGTTTGTGGATACTAAAACCATTCTTGTAGATGGAAAAGACAAGTTCACTGCAACCAATATTATAATAGCCACGGGAGCAACCACCAACATACCTAATATCGAAGGATTAAATGAAGTTGGGTATTTAACTAATGTGTCTTTGTTCGATTTAGAAGAAAAACCAGAAAGCCTAACCATTATGGGCGCAGGTTACATAGGGTTGGAAATAGCAATGGCCTATAATCGTTTAGGTGTAAAAGTGCGCATCATTGAATTTACAGATAGACCTTTACGAAGTCAAACCGAAGACATTACTGGTGTTTTAGTTGAACAAATGAAAAGTGAAGGCATTGAAATTCTTCCAAATTTTAGAGCCTTTAAATTTGAAAAAGAGGGCAACAATACTATTATTCATTGTAACTGTCCTGATGGTTCTACAACACAAATTGTTGAAAAAGGACATATTGTTGTCGCGACAGGAACCACGCCAAACACGTCTAAATTAGGTCTAAAAAAAATAGACCTAAAATTATCAGAAAGAGGGCATATTGTGGTTAATGAAAAAATGGAAACTAATATTTCCAATATTTATGCAGCTGGTGATGTCACTAATACACCGCCATTTGTGTATACAGCAGCAACCGAAGGCAGTACAGCCGTTAATAATGCATTTTCATTATCAAAACAAAGTGTAGATTATGCATCATTACCTTGGGTAGTATTTACAGACCCTCAAATTGCGGGAGCAGGTATGGATGAAATTGAAGCTGAATCAAGAGGCATTCCTTTTGAAGTATCAAAATTAGATCTAACACATGTACCAAGAGCTTTAGCTGCACAAGATACCAGAGGATTTATAAAGTTGATTCGTAATACGGAAACGGATAAATTAATTGGAGCAAGAGTAATAGCACCAGAAGGTGGTGAACTCATCCAACAATTAAGTATGGCTATTAAATTTGGAATTACAGTAAAAGATTTGGCTGAAAGTTTTTATCCATATTTGACACTTGGAGAAGGAATCAAATTAGCAGCAATTACTTTTGGAAAAGATGTTTCTAAATTGAGTTGTTGTGCAAGTTAA